The Hymenobacter oligotrophus genome segment TTATTGATGCGCACTTCCGTGCCGATCTTGTTCTGGAGGTACCCGGCGGCCTTGCGAGCGGCGTAGTTTTGCGCGGCCGGAAACTGCAGGGCCACAATCAGGCCCACCACCAGCAGTATAATCAGCAGCAACAAACCCAAAAGCCCGCGCCACAGCCAGCCCCAAGGGCTGCGCGTGTGCGGGCGAGGCGCCGGCGAGGCAGCCGGCGTAGTATCGGAAGGAGGAGGCGTAGGAGTAGCCAAGCGAGCAGTAGCGTTAGCGCCCCGCACTTGGGCGGGAATGTCCCTTCGGACGCACAATTGGCTGGGAATGTTACACGGGTTCTTTGTTTATGCATCCGCCGCACCGGCGTTGCCCGGCACAACCCGTTATCAGCTGCTTGCATGCCTCCTAGCTGGTTAGCTGCGGGTTTGCGTTTAATTATCCTCGGGTTGGGGCGGCAGGTGTGCGGCTAAGCGCCTACTTCCCGCTACTTTTGTTGCGTACTTTTTTTCGTTTTTATGCGCGTTCGTTTTCGTCTTCCCTACTTTACGCAATGGGGGCAACGTATTGAAGTGCGCGGCACCGGGCCTGCGCTGGGCGACTGGCGCCCCGAACAAGCCCTGCGCCTCGATTACGACCCGGCTACCGGTTATTGGGAAAAAGAACTCGAAGTGCCCGCCGGCACTACCGAGCTTCGCTATAAGTACCTGCTCATCGACGAGCCCAACCACGCCACCCATTGGGAGTGGGGCCCCGACCGCGAAGTGGCCCTCGGCCACGAGCCCTACGCCCGCGTGGTGCTCGATGAATTTTGGCGGGCCCCGCTGCTGGCCGAAAACGAACTGCTTACAAACGCCTTCACGCAGGCTATTTTCCGGCGGCCGGCGCAGTCGCCGTGCGCGCCAAGCAAGCCCAAAGCCCGCGTAGCCGATTCGGCTGTGCGCTTTACTTTGGCTGCCCCACGCGTATCGCCCGAGCACTGCCTGTGCATCCTAGGTTCCGACGAAGCCCTAGGTGCCTGGGATGCCCGTAAGGCCGTGGTACTCTCCGATGCCGGCTACCCCCATTGGTCGGCCGATGTAGCCCTGGAAGCTCCCGATAAGCCCGTGCTGTATAAGTACGCCATCTGGAACCCGGCCACCAAAGAAGTAGTAACCCTCGAAGCCGGGCCCGACCGCGTGCTGCCGCCCGTGCACGGCCGCGACGTACTGCGCCGCCGCCACGACGAGCAATTCCGCTACCCGCAAGGGCCATGGCGCGGAGCGGGCGTAGCGTTGCCCGTGTTTTCGTTGCGCAGCAAGCAAGGCCTGGGCGTAGGCGAATTTTCAGATCTGAAGCTGCTGGTGGATTGGGCCCACGAAACCGGCCTGAAGCTGGTACAGGTGCTGCCCATCAACGACACCACTGCCACACACACCTGGGTCGACTCGTACCCGTACGCGGCCATTTCGGTGTTTGCCCTGCACCCGCAGTACCTGCGCCTCGATGAAATTGCCGAGCTGCAGGACGCCACCCAACGCGACGAGTTCAACCGCTTGCGCGAGGAGCTGAACCAGCGCGAGTTCGTCGATTACGAACCCGTAACGCAGGCCAAATGGCGCTTCGTGAAACTGCTGTATCAGCAGGAGAAAGCAGCGTTTCTGGCCGATGCCGAGTTCCAGCAGTTCTTTGCTGAGCAAAAAGCTTGGTTGGCGCCGTACGCGGTGTTTTCGGGTTTGCGCGACCGGTTTAACACCGTCGATTTCCGTCAGTGGCCAGCCGAATTTCAGCAGCCTGGTAACCTGCCCGAGCAGTTGTTGCAGCCAACCCACCCCGAGTTCGACGAGTTCGGCCTGCACCTGTTCACGCAATTTCACCTCGACAAGCAACTGCGCGCCGCTGTCGACTACGCCCGCTCCAAGGGCGTGGCCCTCAAGGGCGACTTACCCATCGGCATTTACCGCCATTCCGTGGAGGCTTGGACGCAGCCCGAGTTGTACCACCTCGATCAGCAAGCCGGCGCCCCGCCCGACGATTTTTCGGTTACGGGCCAGAACTGGCGCTTCCCGACTTACAACTGGGCCAAAATGGCCGAGGATGGCTACCAGTGGTGGCAGCAGCGCATGAGCCACTTGGCGCGCTATTTCGATGCCCTGCGCATCGACCACATCTTGGGCTTTTTCCGCATATGGGAAATTCCGAACCACGCCGTCGAGGGTCTCCTAGGTCATTTCTCGCCCGCGTTGCCGTTGCACCGCAACGAGATTCGTGACCGGCTGGGTTGGTGGGATGATGCCCGCCTGACGCAGCCGTACATCCGCTGGCATATTTTGGAAGAGCTGTTCGGCCCGGCGGCCGACGCCGTGCGCGCGGAGTTCTTGGAGGACGCTGGCCACGGCGCCTACCGCCTCCGAAACGAGGTGAACACCCAACGCAAAGTGGAGGCCGTGTTCGAACCGAAACTGGCCACGGCCCCGGCCGACCAGCGCGAACACCTGCTGGCGTTGCGTAGCGGCCTATACCGCTTGCTCACCGAGGTACTGTTCGTGGAAGCCGACGGCACCCACGGCGAGTTCTGGCACCCGCGCATCACCGTCGACAAGTCGCGCACCTTCCGCGACCTCGACGACGCCACGCGCCACCGCATGCACGCGCTGTACGTCGATTTCTTCTACCGTCGCCACGAGAATTTCTGGCGCGAGCAAGGCCTCGTGAAGCTGCCGCCGGTGCGCTACGCTACCAACATGCTCATTTGCGGCGAAGACCTAGGGATGGTACCCGCTTCGGTGCCCGGCGTAATGCGCCAACTGGGCATGCTGGGCCTGAACATCCAGCGCATGCCGGCTGCAACGGGTATCGAGTTTTCGCACCCCAACGACGCCGCCTACCTATCGGTGGTGTCGCCCTCTTGCCACGACATGAGCACCGTTCGGGGCTGGTGGGAAGAGGACGCGGAGCGCACCCAGCGTTTCTTCGAGCACATCCTAGGTCATTGGGGTCAGCAGGCACCGTTTTACTGCGAGCCGTGGGTGGCCCGCGAAATGGCCGTGCAGCACTTGCACTCGCCGGCCATGTGGGCCATCTTGCCGCTGCAGGATTTTGTGGCCCTCGATCCGCACCTGCGCCGCCCCAACCCGCTCGACGAGCAAATCAACGTGCCCGCCAACCCCGAGCACTTCTGGAAATACCGCTTCCACCTGCCGCTGGAAGAGCTGGCGCAGGCTACGGCATTCAACCGGCAAGTGCACGAGCTGGTAACCCAAAGCGGACGCGATACACCGTATTAGGTCAGAAGTCAGCAACGCACTAAAACAACAAAAGGCATCCCAAGCTGAGATGCCTTTTGTTGTTTTAGTGCGTTGCTGTTTTTCGATAAGAACACAGTTTACGTAACCCGTTCCTACACATTGTAAGTATGTCGATGCTGAGTCTTGCAACAACCGCTATGCCTACATCAGCCCGCCGTCCTTTCCGACGCCCTCAGCATATTCCTCCTACCGACTACGACGTTGTGGTAGTTGGTGCGGGTTGCGCTGGTCTAAGCGCAGCACTGGTGCTCGGTCGCTGCAGGCGCCGGGTGCTACTGTGCGATGGAGGCAAAACAAGAAACGCCCCATCGCCCGCCGTGCACAATTTCCTTTCGAGAGATGGCATCAAGCCGCAAGAACTTCTTCGGCACGGGCACGAGCAACTAGCGGCCTACCCAACCGTTGAGCAGCGTGAGAACTGCGTACTGCAGGCCGAACGCGACGAAGCAACTGGTACCTTCCGGCTTACGCTTGATACTGGCCGTTGTGTTACATCACGCAAAATTATACTCGCAACCGGCGTATTAGATGTTCTACCTCCAATAGACGGTATGCGTGAATTGTGGGGCGTGGGCGTATTACACTGCCCATATTGCCATGGCTACGAGGTTTCGGACCGACCTTTAGCTATTTACGGCCGCGGCAAGTCTGTGGCAGGTTTTGCCTTATTGGTAAGTCGCTGGTCGAAGGACGTAGTTGTATGTACTGATGGTACCGCGGGGCTTGCGGAGCATTCACGTCTGCGCTTGAAGCGTCACGGTATCCCAGTATTTGAGCAACCAATCAAACGCTTGGTAGGCCTCGAAAACAGGGAATTACACCAAATAGAATTTGCAGATGGCGCCGTTATAGAAAGAGCAGCTCTTTTTCTACACCCAAACCAACAGCAACGCACTGATTTGGCAACTCAGCTTGGGTGTTACCGGCTAGCTCGCAGCGGCGGTATCCGCGTCGACAAACGCATACAAACATCAGTACCCGGTGTATATGCTGCAGGAGACACCACTCCCGCCGCGCAGCAAGCCGTTGTAGCGGCCGCAGAAGGAGTGCAAGCCGGCATTAGCTGCAACGAGCAACTGACCCGCGAGGAATGCTCATAGCCAAACCGTGGCCCCCCGAACCTAGGCGCAGCGCAGTATTCTGTAGTGCTATTAGTAAGTTGAAAGAACAGTCTGCGTATAGGGTCAATTTTCTTACAAAGGGCCAAACGAATATTATCCTAGTGTATGCATTCTCGCCTCTATGCCGATTAATACCGACAGGTCATTACTGATCGAGTACAACTCACTTGCTAAATGTCTCTGCGGTAAGAGACCCAATCCGCACCGCAGTGCTTTGGGCACATCTACGTTGAATCAGGCCACGTAATACATTGCCCCGGCGGTTCCATTTAAATAACTCCGGACACCCAGACCATCAGCCCTTGTTCGGGCCCGTGCGGAGCAGGATCCGCGAAGTTGGCGTTGGGCGCCGCGGGCGTAAAACGCAAAAGCCCCCCCGCGGCGGACCGCGGGGGGGCGTGGGGACAAGGGTTGGCGGCGACCGACTCTCCCGCCGGCGAAGGCAGTACCATGGGCGCTCCGGGGCTTAACGGCTCTGTTCGGAATGGGAAGAGGTGAACACCCGGGCTAAAGCCACCATTGTCGTGCGCGGACACCTGCTTGCGCGCGGGCAAGCGGGGCCGTGAAGCGTTGACGCACGGCCAGCAAACGCAGGGGAAGAAGAAAAATGCAAGAGCGGGTATGCGGAAGCGTTCGGTTCATTAGTACCGCTCGGCTGCGCGTTTCCGCGTTAAGACCTGCGGCCTATCGACGTGATGATCTTTCACGGACCTTATTGAACGGAATGCTCATCTTGGGGTGAGTTTCGCACTTAGATGCTTTCAGCGCTTATCTCGACCCAGCGTAGCTACCCAGCGCTGCACCTGGCGGCACAACTGGTACACCAGCGGCTGGTCCAACCCGGTCCTCTCGTACTAAGGTCAGGTCCCCGCAACATTCCAACGCCCGCCACAGATAGGGACCGAACTGTCTCACGACGTTCTGAACCCAGCTCGCGTGCCACTTTAATCGGCGAACAGCCGAACCCTTGGGACCTTCTCCAGCCCCAGGACGTGACGAGCCGACATCGAGGTGCCAAACCTCCCCGTCGATATGAGCTCTTGGGGGAGATCAGCCTGTTATCCCCGGCGTACCTTTTATCCTTTGAGCGATGGCCCTTCCATGCGGAACCACCGGATCACTATATCCGTCTTTCGACCCTGCTCGGCGTGTCGGCCTCACAGTCAAGCCCGCTTCTGCTATTGCGCTCTGCATCCGGTTACCAAGCGGATTGAGCGGACCTTTGAAAGCCTCCGATACACTTTTGGAGGCGACCACCCCAGTCAAACTACCCACCAGGCACTGTTTCCCCTTTCTGGAGATTAGGCCCCAAGCAACGCAAGGGTGGTATTTCAACGTCGGCTCCCCGAAGGCTGGCGCCCCCGGCTCAACGCCTCCCACCTATGCTACACATGCGGTGCCCAGGGTCAATGCCAAGCTGTAGTAAAGGTGCACGGGGTCTTTCCGTCCCGTGGCGGGTACTCGGCATCTTCACCGAGACTACAATTTCACCGAGCTCACGGCTGAGACAGCGCCCAGATCGTTACACCATTCGTGCAGGTCGGAACTTACCCGACAAGGAATTTCGCTACCTTAGGACCGTTATAGTTACGGCCGCCGTTTACCGGGGCTTCGATTCAGACCGTCGCTTGCGCTAAGTCCCCCTCTTAACCTTCCGGCACCGGGCAGGTGTCAGGCCTTATACTTCCTCTTGCGAGTTCGCAAAGCCATGTGTTTTTGTTAAACAGTCGCCTGGGCCTTTTCACTGCGGCTTCTGCCATCGCTGGCAGGAAGCGTCCCTTCTCCCGAAGTTACAGGACCATTTTGCCGAGTTCCTTGGCCGTGATTCACTCGAGCGCCTCAGGATGCTCTCCTTGACTACCTGTGTCGGTTTGCGGTACGGGTCGTTCAATCGTAAACGCTTAGCGGGTTTTCTTGGGAGTCTGATTAGGGCAACTATGGCCGCGCCCCGAGGGGCTTGGCCTACTATCGCGTTTCGGCAAAACCGGCGTACTTCACTACCGGTCCTATACCTACGCGCTTCAACGGGCACTTCCGTCCGCCCGCGTGCCTTTCACTGCTCCGTCACCGCATCACTCAATTAAACGAGTGCTGGAATATCAACCAGCTGGCCATCGGTCATCGCCTGTCGGCTTAGCCTTAGGTCCCGACTAACCCTGCTCCGATTAGCGTTGAGCAGGAAACCTTAGTCTATCGGCGTGGGGGTTTCGCACCCCCATTATCGTTACTCATGCCTACATTTGCTTTTCCAGCCGCTCCACCACGCCTCCCGGTCATGGCTTCGCCGCTGCTGGAATGCTCCCCTACCGCTGCAGCAAGCTGCAACCCATCGCTTCGGTACCGGACTTGATGCCCGCGTATTATCGATGCCCTGTCGCTCGACCAGTGAGCTGTTACGCACTCTTTAAATGAATGGCTGCTTCCAAGCCAACATCCTGGCTGTCAAGGCAACTGGACCTCCTTTGTTCAACTTAGCCCGGATTTAGGGACCTTAGCGGATGGTCTGGGTTCTTTCCCTCTCGGCCTGGGACCTTAGCACCCCAGGCCTCACTGCCGCGTATATCACGGTGGCATTCGGAGTTCGTCTGGATTCGGTAGGCTGTGACACCCCCTAGTCCAATCGGTAGCTCTACCTCCACGTGACTCGACCGCGACGCTGTACCTCAATACATTTCGGGGAGTACGAGCTATTTCTCAGTTTGATTGGCCTTTCACCCCTACCCACAGGTCATCCAAATCCTTTTCAACGGAAACTGGTTCGGGCCTCCAGTTGGTGTTACCCAACCTTCACCCTGCCCATGGGTAGATCACAAAGTTTCGCGTCTGCCCCCCCTGACTCTGCGCCCTGTTCAGACTCGCTTTCGCTGCGGCTCCGCGTCTTCAGACGCTTAACCTCGCCAGGGAGGAGCAACTCGTAGGCTCATTATGCAAAAGGCACGCCGTCACTGCACCTGGCAGCTCCGACCGCTTGTAAGCGCACGGTTTCAGGTTCTTTTCACTCCCCTATCCGGGGTTCTTTTCACCTTTCCCTCACGGTACTGGTTCACTATCGGTCTCTCGGGAGTATGTAGCCTTGCCGGATGGTGCCGGCGGATTCAGACGGGGCGTCTCCGACCCCGCCCTACTCAGGATCCTACTAGAGCCTGATCAAATGTCGCGTACCGGGCTCTCACCGTCTCTGGCGCAGTTTCCCACCTGCTTCCGCTACCCGATCAAGGTCTCACGTCGTAGTCCTACAACCCCGGGCTGGCCGTAACCAACCCGGTTTGGGCTCGTCCCCGTTCGCTCGCCACTACTGGGGGAATCATATGTTATTTTCTGTTCCTGCGGGTACTTAGATGTTTCAGTTCCCCGCGTTCGCCTCCGTCCTTGCGGACCGGATACCGGTTCTTCAAACCGGTGGGTTGCCCCATTCGGAAATCTTGGGATCAGCCGGCATGTGCCCGTCCCCCAAGCTTATCGCAGCTTATCACGTCCTTCGTCGCCTCCGAGAGCCTAGGCATCCCCCGTGCGCCCTTCGTTACTTCCGTAACGGTCGACCCAGAGTAATCATGGGTCTGTCGTTTGCTCGTGCGATGCCCGTCCAACTTACTGGACAGGCCTATTTCTTCTACTATGTTTGCTAGCCGTTACGTCAAAGAACGTGTACCCGGCCGGTCGCCGGGTGCAGTCGAAAGATGAAAAGACAAAAAGGCGGGCAAGCGCGCCCGGGGCCCACGGCCCGCGGATCGGTCAAGCTCCAGAAAGGAGGTGATCCAGCCGCACCTTCCGGTACGGCTACCTTGTTACGACTTAGCCCCAGTTACCTGTTCTACCCTAACCGGCTTCTGTGACGAGCACCGGCTTCAGGTCTACCAGACTTCCATGGCTTGACGGGCGGTGTGTACAAGGCCCGGGAACGTATTCACCGCGTCGTTGCTGATACGCGATTACTAGTGATTCCAGCTTCACGCAGTCGAGTTGCAGACTGCGATCCGAACTGAGAACGGCTTTTCGAGATTGGCGCCTGCTCGCGCAGTGGCAACCCGTTGTACCGTCCATTGTAGCACGTGTGTAGCCCGAGGCGTAAGGGCCATGATGACCTGACGTCGTCCCCGCCTTCCTCGCTGCTTGCGCAGGCAGTCTGTCTAGAGTCCCCGCCTTGACGCGCTGGCAACTAAACATAGGGGTTGCGCTCGTTGCGGGACTTAACCCAACACCTCACGGCACGAGCTGACGACGGCCATGCAGCACCTTGCTTTGTGTCCCGAAGGAAAGGTCCGTCTCCGGACCGGTCACGCGCATTCTAGCCTCGGTAAGGTTCCTCGCGTATCATCGAATTAAACCACATGCTCCACCACTTGTGCGGGCCCCCGTCAATTCCTTTGAGTTTCACCGTTGCCGGCGTACTCCCCAGGTGGGATACTTAACGCTTTCGCTAAGCCGCGGACCATGTATCGCCCACAGCGAGTATCCATCGTTTACGGCGTGGACTACCAGGGTATCTAATCCTGTTTGCTCCCCACGCTTTCGTGCCTCAGCGTCAGTACCAGCCTAGTCAGCTGCCTACGCAATCGGGGTTCTGGATGGTATCTATGCATTTCACCGCTACACCATCCATTCCGCCAACCTCGCCTGGACTCAAGCCCGGCAGTATCCATGGCAGTTCCCTCGTTGAGCGAGGGGCTTTCACCACGGACTTACCGGGCCGCCTACGCACCCTTTAAACCCAATAAATCCGGACAACGCTCGCACCCTCCGTATTACCGCGGCTGCTGGCACGGAGTTAGCCGGTGCTTATTCACCCGGTACCGTCGATTCCCGCCGCAGCGGTCTTTTCTTCCCGGGCAAAAGCCGTTTACAACCCAGAAGGCCGTCATCCGGCACGCGGCATGGCTGGGTCAGCGTTTCCGCCATTGCCCAATATTCCCTACTGCTGCCTCCCGTAGGAGTCTGGCCCGTATCTCAGTGCCAGTGTGGGGGATCGGCCTCTCAGCTCCCCTAGCCATCGTCGCCTTGGTGGGCCCTTACCCCGCCAACTAGCTAATGGCACGCAGGCTCATCTACACCCGAAATTCTTTAACCACCAAGCGATGCCGCCCTATGGTCTTATGCGGTATTAATCCACCTTTCGGCGGGCTATCCCCCAGGTGTAGGCAGATTGCCTACGCGTTACGCACCCGTGCGCCACTGGGCATTGCTGCCCCGTTCGACTTGCATGTATTAGGCCTGCCGCTAGCGTTCATCCTGAGCCAGGATCAAACTCTCCATTGTAAAAATGTTGTCGCTCCGGCCGAAGCCGAAGCCGTGTCGAGTGCTGATCCGACCCGTGTGTCGAGCCGTGTCTTCCGGCTACGCTTGCTCGCGCCCTGCCCGAAAGCAGGGCGGTCTTACCTTTTTGTCTTTCCAGTCTTTCAAAGAACGAACTGCGGTTCCAGTTGAACCCGCGTCGCGGCTGCGCTAAGCAACCCGTCTGTTCTGCGTGGGCCGAGCGGCGTTTCCGTTCGGGGTGGCAAAGGTACCACGCTTTTTTTGTTTTGCAAGCCGGGCGAAGAAAATGTTTGCAACTTTTTTCTTCGGCTTGCGTTGCCGGCCGCCTCCGGTCGAAGCGGGCTGCAAAGGTACGCGGCGCGGCGCCACTTGCAAGCGTTTAAGCCAACTTTTTTTCGGCACCCGGAGCCGCCCAAGCACCCCATCCGCCGCCGCCGGCCCCCCTTCCGGCTGAAGGGGACGACAAAAGTAGCAGGCCGTATTGGTTTGCGCAAGCAGCCCGGCAAGATTTTTGTTGCCGGCGCGGTCCTAGAGTTACATCACCAGCCGACGGACAACTTAAGTACTAAGAAGTTGTGCCAAGTTCTGAGCCTTGAAAAAATTTGGCAAGTACCTAACTAAGTATCTCTGCAATTAGCTCGACCAGCACGGATTACCAGCGCTTGAGGAATACATTACGATGGAGTCTAAAGTTCAAAACCCAACACATTTCATACAACGCATTAACAATCAACCACAAATACAATGTGTTTATCCTATAAACTTAGTTTTATAATGTGTTGTACTGCTCCATATGTATGAGCTACCTTCTACTTCTTAAGGATAATACCGGTGAGGGGGGGCAGGGTAATTTGATCTGAATTGATGACTGTTCCTTCCAAAAGGTTGGTCCAACGTGCTTTATGAGGAAGCTTGAACGCTCGGCTGATACTCTCTAAGTTGAAAAGCACCACGATTTGCTCTTGCTGATTGAAGCGGCGGTAAGCAAGCTGCTTACCGGTAGCAGTCAGAAATTCGATATCGCCGGTGCGTAAGACGGGGTTAGCCTGGCGTATGCGTGCGAGTTTTTGGTAGAAAGCGTGATGTTGGGCATTGTAGCCGACGGGGTCGTAGGCTTTAGCGCCCGGCTGGTAATTATTGCGGGCCTCGGGTTCGAACTTGAACTCGGGCCACATTAGTGGCTTGCGACAATCCGGGTCGTCGGCACCCCACATGCCGAGCTCGTCGCCGTTCCAGATGTGCGGCGCACCAATGTTGGTAAACTGGTGCATGAGGTAGAGGCGTACGCGCTGGTACGTATCGGCGTCGGGTTTGCCGGTCTTGTAGTTGGCGTTGTCGCGCGGGGTAGCCTGGTACTTGTATTTGCCGGGGTTGTAGAAGTCGGTGAGTAGGCGCGGAGTGTCGTGGGTGGCCGATACGTTCATCATGGCGTAGCGGTAGGGTTTGGCCAAGCGGTTCCATTCGGCTTGCAACTCGGCTACGAACTGCTTCGCGTCGATGGCTTCGGCGACGTTGGCGAAGAAGTTGCGCGCCGGGCGGTAAACCTGATAGAACATTACGGCGTCGAAAATGTCGCCGCTGACGTAGGGCACGGGGTTCATCAGTTTGTCGGGCCACTCCTCCCACCAGATTTCGCCTACGAGGTACGCGTCGGGCTTTATGTTTTTGACATAGGTGCGGTAGTCGCGCCAGAAGCCCATCGGAACCTGGTCGGCTACGTCGAGGCGGTAACCGTCGATGCCTCTGCTCGGGTCGCCGTCGGGCGCGAGCCAGCGTTTGGAAACGGCGTAGATGTGCTGCTTAGCGCCTTCGCTTAGGTTGCCTTCGTAAGGCCGTCCCCACTTGCGCTCGGTGGTGAGGTTGGCTTTGCGAATTTCGGGCAGGCTGGCGAGGTTGGCCCAGCCTTGATAGGCAAACTCGTTGACGGGCGTTGCTGGGTTGTCGAAAGCGGTTATTTGGTACCAATCGGAAAAAGGCGACGCTTTTTGCTTCTGGAGTACGTCCTGCCAAGCCCAAAAGCCAACGCCGGTGTGGTTCCAAGAATAATCGAGTACTACCCGCATGTTGCGGCGGTGCGCCTCGGCTACCAGCTTCAGAAAAAGCTTGTCGGCCGAGGTCCACTGCCAAGTGCTAGGGTCGGCGGGGTTTTCGCTGGCGATAATGCGCCGGTCGCCGGCGGGGTCGGGCCCGAAGGTTACATCTATATGATGGTAGTTGCGGGCGTCGTACTTGTGCAGCGAAGGCGCGTCGTTAAGGGGATTGAAATACAAGGCCGACACGCCTAGGTCGCGTAGGTAGTCGAGCTTGTTGAGCACGCCCTGCAAGTCGCCGCCGTAACGGCGCAAGCCCAGTTCATCGCCCCACGAGAGATTAGCTTGCTTGGCCCAGGGCTCGGGCTCGTACCAATTGCGGCCCCACGGCGTGGTGCGCCAGCCCGGCGGCGCCACAAATGCCGGTTGCATGGTTTCGGGCGTGGGGTCGTTTTTGGGGTCGCCGTTGCTGAAGCGCTCCACAAAAATTTGGTACCACACTACCTCCTTGGCCCAAGCCGGGGGCTGGCTGCGCGAAGCAGACGCCCCCTGACCTAGGGCAAATTGGGAACAAGCAAGCGCAGCACCTAGGAGCAACGAGTTCAACCGGAAGCAAGCCATAACCAGCAGCGAAAAAGTATCGGAGGCTGCTAGTATAAATGATTTAGCAGCAACAGCCCCTGCCAGCGCCTGTACTACGGTAATTTAAACAACCGGGCAAGGAGCAGCGACGCCCCTTGCCCGGTTGAGTTGCTACTATATAATATAATAGCGCACTGCCCGGCGCCCGGCGCCCGATGCTCAGGCCTGACCTAGGGTTTTGTAATGCACCTCGGGCAAGCTGCGCAGCTTAGCGGCGCTGAACTCGGGCGTGATGTCGCGTTGGGGGTTGCCCAACATTTCGTAGCCCACCATAAACTTGCGCACGGTAGCCGAGCGGAGCAGCGGCGGGTAAAAGTGCATGTGCAAATGCCACTCGGGGTGCTCCTGCCCATCGGTGGGGCGCTGGTGCAAGCCGGCCGAGTACGGAAACGAGATGTTAAACAGGTTGTCGTAACGGATGGTGAGGCGGCGGATGGCATCGGCCAACGCGTCGCGCTCCTCCGGGGTGAGCTGGGTGATGTCCTGCACCGGCCGCCGAGCTACCAGCAGCGTTTCGAACGGCCACACGGCCCAAAATGGTACCAGCACCATGAAGTGCTCGTTTTCGAGCACTACACGCTCCCGCTTTTGCAGTTCTATTCCTAGGTAATCGGCGAGCAAGGTGCGGCCGTGCTGCTGGTAATAAGCCAGCTGCTGCACGGTTTCCTTTGCGGGCTCGGAGGGCACGGTGCGTTGCGCCCAAATTTGCCCGTGCGGGTGCGGGTTCGAGCAGCCCATCATTTGGCCTTTGTTCTCGAAGATCTGCACGTAATTGATATCGGGCTGCGCACCTAGGGCTTTAAGCTCATCAACCCACAAATCCACTACCTGCCGAATGTCGGGCGTGCTCATTTCGGGCAGCGTGAGGTCGTGGCGAGGCGAAAAGCAGATGACGCGCCCCACACCCGACTCGGCCTCGGCCCGCAGCAAGCCGCCTTCGTCGATGGTTCCGGCGGGGGTGTCGGGCAACAAGGCCGCAAAGTCGTTGTCGAACACGAAGGTGCTGGCGTATGCCGGATTCACGGAGCCGTTGGCGCGGGTGTTGCCGGGGCACAGGTAGCAACCCGGGTCGTAGGCAGGGCGCTGGTCGGCATCGGGCGTTTCTTGCTGGCCCTGCCAGGGGCGCTTGGAGCGGTGCGGCGACACCAGCACCCACTCGCCGTTGAGCGCATTAAAGCGCCGGTGCGGGTGCTCGGTACTATCGAAGGCAGCCATAGGCAAGCTATATAATAAGGTACGACGAAGAAAAACCTAGGGCTGCGCTACCGCAGCCTCGAGCGCCTCTACCCCCCCTACAATGGTGGTTTGGTAGGTTTCGAGCGGCCGGCCGTAGCGCTGTTCGTAAGTGGCGCCCACCTCCCGGATGAAATTTTCGACTTGATCGGGCGCTACCAGATTGATGGTGCAGCCGCCAAAGCCACCGCCCATCATGCGCGCGCCGTACACGCCGGGCACTTGGCGAGCGGCCTCTACCAGCACATCCAGCTCTTCGCAGCTTACCTCGTAATCGTCGCGCAGGCCGGCGTGCGAGGCATACATTT includes the following:
- a CDS encoding 4-alpha-glucanotransferase, producing MRVRFRLPYFTQWGQRIEVRGTGPALGDWRPEQALRLDYDPATGYWEKELEVPAGTTELRYKYLLIDEPNHATHWEWGPDREVALGHEPYARVVLDEFWRAPLLAENELLTNAFTQAIFRRPAQSPCAPSKPKARVADSAVRFTLAAPRVSPEHCLCILGSDEALGAWDARKAVVLSDAGYPHWSADVALEAPDKPVLYKYAIWNPATKEVVTLEAGPDRVLPPVHGRDVLRRRHDEQFRYPQGPWRGAGVALPVFSLRSKQGLGVGEFSDLKLLVDWAHETGLKLVQVLPINDTTATHTWVDSYPYAAISVFALHPQYLRLDEIAELQDATQRDEFNRLREELNQREFVDYEPVTQAKWRFVKLLYQQEKAAFLADAEFQQFFAEQKAWLAPYAVFSGLRDRFNTVDFRQWPAEFQQPGNLPEQLLQPTHPEFDEFGLHLFTQFHLDKQLRAAVDYARSKGVALKGDLPIGIYRHSVEAWTQPELYHLDQQAGAPPDDFSVTGQNWRFPTYNWAKMAEDGYQWWQQRMSHLARYFDALRIDHILGFFRIWEIPNHAVEGLLGHFSPALPLHRNEIRDRLGWWDDARLTQPYIRWHILEELFGPAADAVRAEFLEDAGHGAYRLRNEVNTQRKVEAVFEPKLATAPADQREHLLALRSGLYRLLTEVLFVEADGTHGEFWHPRITVDKSRTFRDLDDATRHRMHALYVDFFYRRHENFWREQGLVKLPPVRYATNMLICGEDLGMVPASVPGVMRQLGMLGLNIQRMPAATGIEFSHPNDAAYLSVVSPSCHDMSTVRGWWEEDAERTQRFFEHILGHWGQQAPFYCEPWVAREMAVQHLHSPAMWAILPLQDFVALDPHLRRPNPLDEQINVPANPEHFWKYRFHLPLEELAQATAFNRQVHELVTQSGRDTPY
- a CDS encoding NAD(P)/FAD-dependent oxidoreductase, producing MPTSARRPFRRPQHIPPTDYDVVVVGAGCAGLSAALVLGRCRRRVLLCDGGKTRNAPSPAVHNFLSRDGIKPQELLRHGHEQLAAYPTVEQRENCVLQAERDEATGTFRLTLDTGRCVTSRKIILATGVLDVLPPIDGMRELWGVGVLHCPYCHGYEVSDRPLAIYGRGKSVAGFALLVSRWSKDVVVCTDGTAGLAEHSRLRLKRHGIPVFEQPIKRLVGLENRELHQIEFADGAVIERAALFLHPNQQQRTDLATQLGCYRLARSGGIRVDKRIQTSVPGVYAAGDTTPAAQQAVVAAAEGVQAGISCNEQLTREECS
- a CDS encoding glycoside hydrolase family 13 protein, yielding MACFRLNSLLLGAALACSQFALGQGASASRSQPPAWAKEVVWYQIFVERFSNGDPKNDPTPETMQPAFVAPPGWRTTPWGRNWYEPEPWAKQANLSWGDELGLRRYGGDLQGVLNKLDYLRDLGVSALYFNPLNDAPSLHKYDARNYHHIDVTFGPDPAGDRRIIASENPADPSTWQWTSADKLFLKLVAEAHRRNMRVVLDYSWNHTGVGFWAWQDVLQKQKASPFSDWYQITAFDNPATPVNEFAYQGWANLASLPEIRKANLTTERKWGRPYEGNLSEGAKQHIYAVSKRWLAPDGDPSRGIDGYRLDVADQVPMGFWRDYRTYVKNIKPDAYLVGEIWWEEWPDKLMNPVPYVSGDIFDAVMFYQVYRPARNFFANVAEAIDAKQFVAELQAEWNRLAKPYRYAMMNVSATHDTPRLLTDFYNPGKYKYQATPRDNANYKTGKPDADTYQRVRLYLMHQFTNIGAPHIWNGDELGMWGADDPDCRKPLMWPEFKFEPEARNNYQPGAKAYDPVGYNAQHHAFYQKLARIRQANPVLRTGDIEFLTATGKQLAYRRFNQQEQIVVLFNLESISRAFKLPHKARWTNLLEGTVINSDQITLPPLTGIILKK